In the genome of Acidobacteriota bacterium, the window AAAAACGTGATACCGAGGGAGGTTGGGATGCAACGCTCGGAGGCAACTCAAACCTGATTGCCACAGTTGTGGATTCACCTCGCACTTAGTGTCCTGGCAGCTTTCGTCTTTTGTGGCGCAATCAAGTACCAGGCCTCGCCAATATGCGCTGCGAGATCTTCATCGCTAATGCGCTCCAGTTCAATACCAAGCCAGCCTCGAACACCGACGTAAGGCGGCTTAAAGTAGCTCTTAGGGTCGCTCTTGATGAGAGACGGTTGGAGACCAGGCTGCGCAGCAATCCATACCGCCACATGTCCATCGTTATGGTGGTTATCGGCGAACATTACGAAGACCTTCTTGTGCACGAAAAAAGTTGGCGCGCCGTGCGAGAGCTTTTCCGTGGTGGCAGGCAGAGCAGTGCAGATTCTCCGAACCCGCCCCAGGTGCTCACCATCGGTGTCGCGCTTTATTCCCCGTACGGTACCCAGATGTTTTTTACTTGAACCGCGTGCTGCAGGAACCATCGGCCCTCCGCCTGGTCATTGTTGAACCAATCAATGACTCGGCCCTCGTTGGTAAAGACTTGCTTGAGATTTCCTATGGACAGCAATTTCAC includes:
- a CDS encoding phosphoribosylglycinamide formyltransferase, with the protein product MVPAARGSSKKHLGTVRGIKRDTDGEHLGRVRRICTALPATTEKLSHGAPTFFVHKKVFVMFADNHHNDGHVAVWIAAQPGLQPSLIKSDPKSYFKPPYVGVRGWLGIELERISDEDLAAHIGEAWYLIAPQKTKAARTLSAR